A part of Augochlora pura isolate Apur16 chromosome 1, APUR_v2.2.1, whole genome shotgun sequence genomic DNA contains:
- the LOC144470930 gene encoding uncharacterized protein LOC144470930 — protein sequence MERPRMAILGTIAIVLLAGGVPRSLGIDPENDQWESIVRRTGTMSGDADGAIKEIFHVISSGKSTENDDDRLVNLVKDEIIRTAQSIKTPTGSIDAAARRAQRLVTELTAAYTTLIYQSKNSDEARTNFLRFQNTVQRIVEFIKRGQFVI from the exons ATGGAACGTCCAAGGATGGCGATACTCGGGACGATCGCGATCGTCCTCCTAGCCGGCGGCGTCCCGCGATCGCTGGGGATCGATCCCGAAAACGATCAATGGGAATCGATCGTGAGGAGGACAGGAACGATGTCAG GTG ATGCGGACGGAGCCATCAAGGAGATCTTTCACGTGATCTCGAGCGGCAAGTCCACCGAGAATGACGACGACCGGTTGGTGAACCTCGTCAAAGACGAGATCATTCGTACGGCGCAAAGTATCAAAACACCGACTGGTTCGATCGACGCAGCTGCTAGAAGAGCGCAGAGATTGGTCACCGAACTGACGGCAGCGTACACGACCCTAATTTATCAGTCGAAAAACTCCGACGAGGCCAGAACAAACTTCCTGCGGTTCCAGAACACCGTGCAGAGGATCGTGGAATTCATAAAACGCGGGCAGTTCGTAATCTGA